One window of Acropora palmata chromosome 1, jaAcrPala1.3, whole genome shotgun sequence genomic DNA carries:
- the LOC141892636 gene encoding trace amine-associated receptor 1-like produces MQGFWLKQPQPESLPVRISGPNGDSAPYNFSSRRGFTFQTQHSLNLNFTFSADLLVLGLNMDLNEWNPFWATCFSVMAFLIIVGNSLTIATLLRKKFRKRPQFLLISLAFADLLAGCVTTLYVIIKCRSHLFTLSFAFSLLDMFAGLSSVFHLAVISLERLHATLRPFRHRQLSLKAYWVAMATPWILSLCVWIFTFVFYKMSPRYYYSVNYIIITFSLTTSLLTTSFSYILIWVKRRRSQVRIFRQNQEARFSKTILIVTAASFITWMPFQCVVVFSFSSGRFIPSSGLLFIKLLRFSNSFVNFVIYFFRFPSYRKALFTLLTPLNPFEFL; encoded by the coding sequence ATGCAAGGATTCTGGCTTAAGCAGCCTCAGCCAGAATCATTGCCTGTTCGAATCTCTGGACCCAACGGCGACTCAGCACCATACAATTTCTCTTCACGTAGAGGTTTTACTTTTCAGACACAACACTCactgaatttaaatttcacGTTTTCAGCTGATCTTTTGGTACTTGGTCTAAATATGGACCTTAACGAGTGGAATCCCTTCTGGGCGACGTGCTTTAGCGTCATGGCTTTTCTTATCATCGTTGGAAATTCTCTCACAATCGCAACACTTCTGAGAAAAAAGTTTCGCAAGCGTCCTCAATTCTTGTTGATCAGTTTAGCCTTTGCTGATCTCTTAGCAGGATGTGTGACTACACTGTATGTCATCATTAAGTGCCGCTCACATTTGTTTACGCTGTCGTTTGCTTTCAGCCTTTTAGATATGTTCGCGGGTCTTTCTTCCGTCTTCCACTTGGCTGTCATTTCTCTTGAAAGACTTCACGCAACTTTGCGGCCATTTCGTCATCGACAGCTTAGTTTAAAAGCCTACTGGGTTGCGATGGCAACACCTTGGATCCTCTCCTTGTGTGTGTGGATTTTTACATTCGTCTTTTACAAGATGTCTCCGCGATATTACTACTCAGTTAACTACATCATTATTACATTCAGCTTAACAACTTCATTACTCACAACAAGTTTTTCCTACATTTTAATTTGGGTAAAGAGGAGACGAAGCCAAGTGAGAATCTTTCGACAAAACCAAGAAGCGAGATTCTCTAAGACCATTTTAATTGTAACGGCAGCATCTTTCATAACATGGATGCCTTTCCAATGTGtggttgtcttttctttttcgtccGGGAGGTTTATTCCTTCGTCAGGCCTTCTATTTATCAAGCTCCTTCGATTCAGTAACTCGTTTGTCAACTTtgtaatttacttttttaGGTTTCCTAGCTACCGAAAAGCTTTGTTTACTTTGCTAACCCCCCTTAACccttttgaatttctttaa